The Sinorhizobium fredii genome contains the following window.
AAACGAAAATGCTGTTCTATAGAGGCGCCGCTGGTCACGGAGTGTAGCGCAGTCTGGTAGCGCACCACGTTCGGGACGTGGGGGTCGTGTGTTCGAATCACACCACTCCGACCAGCTAAATCAATCAGTTACGCGCAGTGTTTCTTCGATTCCGACATCTCGGGAGCGATAGCGTTTGACGTGTCACCCGTCTGGACGTCCGTTGCGCCTCGCGGCCCGCAGCAGGTCCGGTTCGGGCGCGGTTCTGGCCAATGCCTCTATCGGGACAGACAGTCTGAAAGGACCGCAATCAAAATTCTGCCGGCACGAACGACGCATGAAAAAGGGGCCACGAAGGCCCCTTTTCACGTCTTGGATATTCCCGCTCACTCGTCGATCGTGTCGATGATCTCGATCGCCCTGGCGGCGGTGAGGCGGCGGACTTCCGCATCCTCGCGGCGGCCGGCGAAGATTTCCGTGGCCATCAGCTGGTCGGCAAGGTCGGCCGGCAGCGACAGGATCACGCGGCTGTCCTCGGTATGGATGCCGCCGATGGCCGCTCGCTTAGCAGTGATCATGCCGCCGGCCACCGTGTTGTTGGTGTCCGGGTCGATCAGGATGAAGGCGCCGGTGGTGCGGTTCTGCTCATAGGCGTCGAAGATCGCCTGCTCGTCGAAGGCGAGGTGCACCTTGCCGATGGCGTTCATCGGCAGCTCGTCCGCATGGTTCCACTTGCCGGATTTCAGGTCGAGCTGACTGATCGGCTGCACCTGCACGCGCTGGCGGCGGCTGCCGGACTTCAGCCAATAGCGCTTGCCCGGCTGGATGCCTTCGGCCTGAAGTGCCACGAGCTGGGCGTCGAAGGCGAGCCCGGTCATCGGCTGGCTGTCGATCGCCGCGATCATGTCGCCGCGCGACACGTCCACCTGGCGGTCGAGCACCAGTGTGATCGCGTCGCCGGCGACGGCCGCATTGCGCACCAGGTCGAAGGTAACGATCTTGGTGACGTTGGCGACCATGCCGGACGGCAGGATCACGACGGAATCGCCGGGCTTCACCGAACCGCCGGCAACGGTGCCCTGATAGCCGCGGAAGCTTTCGCCCGGGCGCGAGACGCGCTGCACCGGTAGGCGGAAGCCGACGGTCTGCGCCGAGCGGGTGGTGGCGAGTTCCAGTACCTCGATCAGCGTCGGCCCCTCGTACCACGGCATCGACGCGCGGCCGTCATAGACGACGTTTTCGCCCTTCAGCGCCGAGACCGGGATCGCGGTGACCTGACGGACGCCGAGCGACAGGGCGAGTTCCTTGAACTCGTGCGAGATCTGCTCGAAGCGGCTGCGGTCGTAGTTGGTCAGGTCGATCTTGTTGACGGCCAGCACGAACTGCTTGATGCCCATCAGCGTCGCGATCGTCGCGTGGCGGCGGGTCTGCTCCAGAAGGCCGACGCGTGCATCGACGAGCAGCACGGCGAGATCGGCGGTCGAGGCGCCGGTCGCCATGTTGCGGGTATATTGCTCGTGGCCGGGCGTGTCGGCGACGATGAAGGAGCGCTTGTCGGTCGAGAAATAGCGATAGGCGACATCGATGGTGATGCCCTGTTCGCGCTCGGCCTGCAGGCCGTCGAGCAGCAGCGCGAAATCGGGCAGGCCGAGATCGTTCTGTTTGCCCTTGGAATCGCGCTGAAGGCTCGCGGCCTGGTCTTCCTTGACCGCCTTGGTGTCCCAGAGCAGCCGGCCGATCAGCGTCGACTTGCCGTCATCGACGCTGCCGCAGGTGATGAGGCGAAGCGGGCGGGAATCGCGCGCGACCCGAGCCGGTTCCTGCGACGGGAGGGCAACGGCCGTTTCGTCCAGGGCTGCATTCGCTAGTGCCGGTGCGGTCATCAAAAATATCCTTCGCGTTTTTTCTTTTCCATCGAGCCCGCCTGGTCGCGGTCGATGGCGCGGCCCTGGCGTTCGGAGACGGTCGCGGTTTCAAGTTCGGAAATGATGTCGTCGAGCGTCGTCGCGTTGGAGCGGATCGCGCCCGTCAGCGGGAAGCAGCCGAGCGTGCGGAAGCGGATGACCTCCTCGCGCTTCGTCTCGCCCGGAAGCAGCTCGAGGCGCGGGTCCTCGGCGAGGATCATCATGCCGTCGCGCTCGACGATCGGGCGCTTCTTGGCAAAGTAAAGCGGCACGATCGGGATCTCTTCCGCCTGGATGTAGCGCCAGATGTCGACCTCGGTCCAGTTGGAGAGCGGGAAGGCGCGCACGCTCTCGCCCTTGCGGATCATGCCGTTATAGACGTTCCAGAGCTCGGGGCGCTGGTTGCGCGGGTCCCAGCGATGGTCCGGCGTGCGGAAGGAATAGATGCGCTCCTTGGCGCGGCTCGCTTCCTCGTCGCGACGCGCGCCGCCGAAGGCGGCATCGTATTGGCCGGCGTCGAGCGCCTGACGCAGCGCTTCCGTCTTCATGATGTCGGTATAGAGCGCCGAGCCGTGCGTGAAGGGCGTGACGTTCTCGGCCGCACCGCGCGGATTGGTGTGGGCGACGAGATCGAGGTCGTATTTTTCGACCATCTCGTCGCGGAAGGCGATCATCTCGCGGAACTTCCAGCCGGTATCGACATGCAGGAGCGGGAAGGGGACGCGGCCGGGATAAAAGGCCTTGCGCGCCAGGTGCAGCAGGACAGACGAATCCTTGCCGATCGAATAGAGCATCACCGGGCGCTCGAATTCGGCAGCGACCTCACGGAAGATGTGGATCGCTTCGTTTTCGAGGGCCTTCAGATGCGGATCAAGCGGCGGTTTCGTGCTCTGCGGGTTATGCAATTCCGTTTCCGGATGGGTGTGGGGCATTTCGAACTCCGGGGAGGATACTTGTCTCTTGGCGGCGGCGCTGTCTCAGGCGGCGCTGCTGGCATTGGGGATGATGGAGGAAGCCGCTTCCGCTACGTGCAGGCCGCATTCGCGCTTCTCGTCGTTCTCCCACCACCAGCGGCCGGCCCGCTCGGGCTCGCCCGGCTTGATGGCGCGCGTGCAGGGCTCGCAGCCGATCGACGGATAGCCGCGGCCGTGCAGCGGGTTGACGGGAATGGCCTCTGCGGCGACATGTGCGCGGATCGTCTCGATATCCCAATCCGCCAGCGGATTGATCTTGATGAGGCCGCGCTCGAGGTCGGCCTCGGCAAAGGGCGTGGTGGCACGGTTGCCGGACTGGCCGCGGCGCAGCCCGGTGATCCAGTAGCTTGCCCCTTCGAGCGCACGCGCAAGCGGCTTCAGCTTGCGAACGCCACAACAGGCATGCCTGGCTTCGACGCTCTCGTAGAAGCCATTCATGCCGTATTGCGCCACATAGGCGTCGATATCGGCCTTTTCGGGATGGTAGCGTTTGATCAGAATGTCGTAGGTTTCCTCGGTCTCCTCGATCAGGGCGACCGTTTCGTTGAAGAGCCTGCCGGTCTTCAGCGTGGTGACCTCGATGTCGAGCCGGTTGGTGCCGATCGCAGCGGTGATGACCTGATCCTCGATGCCGAGCGACGTCGTGAAGACCGCCCGGCCTTCAAGACCGGCGACGAGCGCCAGGCGCCCGGCAAGATCGAGGCTTTCGAGCTTGTCGTTCAGGGCCTTGGCTTCGGTTTCGAGAGGTTGCGTCGTCATGGCTGCATCCTGTTGCAATTTGAACGGAATATCGCAGCCGTTTGTGACAAAGGACAGAAAAACGGATTTCTATTGCTCAAGGATCAGAGCAAATATCTCTCTGATCCAGAAAGTTCTAAGAAAACCTAGTAATTTAATAGATTATCTTCATGCGGCGAGAGGAGGCGAGGATACCTTCCTCTGCCGGAGCCGACAGGGCGGACCGTTCAAGAATTGTTGAAGGCTCTGTCCTTTCGCACCGGCTGCTCCAGCTTTGTGCTTGAGCGATCGGGAGAATGAAGGAGACGGAGATGGTCCAGTCCTTGTCCAGGCGCGCCGCCCTTGGAGCCGCCTTGGGAAGCGTCCTAGGATTGCTTCTGGTGACCGGCGCCTATGCTCACCACGGCTGGTCCTGGGCGGAGGCCGACCAGGTCGAGCTCTCCGGAACGATCCGCGAGATATCGATGGCGCCGCCGCATCCGACGCTTCGGGTCGAGACGAAGAATGACGGCATCTGGCTGGTCGAACTCGGCAATCCCCGGCTGACCGAGCGCTCCGGCTTCGTCGAGGGCGTTGCGAAGGTCGGCGATCAGATCGTCGCGCTTGGCAACCGCTCGCTTGACCGCAACGAGAAGAGAATGAAGGCGGTTCGGATCACGGTGGCCGGAAAGGTCTATGACATCTATCCGGACCGAATTCAGACGAATTGATGACCGGCGTCGAATTGCTTGAGGGGATCGGGGCGCTGCCCTTCGCCTTGGCGATACGGCGCTCTGCGATCATCTACATCTTCGTCAATGCCGCCCATATCCTGTCGATCGGGATCATTGTCGGCGCAATTCTGCCGCTGGACCTCAGGCTTCTCGGCCTCTTCAGGAAGGTGCCGATCGAGGTGGTCGGACCCTTCCTCTCGCACGCCGCGGCCGTTGGCGTGACGCTGGCGATTGTCACCGGCTTCTGCCTCTTCAGTGTCAATCCGCTCGAATATGCCGGCAATGCCGCCTTTCTAATCAAGATGACGCTGCTCGCCCTAGGCGTCGCCAATGCGGCCTTGTTGCACTTGGCGCCGCAGTGGCGCGCTGCGGTCAAGGGGGGACCGATTTCGCTCAGGATCTGCCTCTCGGCGCTGCTGTCCATCAGCGTCTGGACGGGCGCCGTCATCGCCGGCCGCTGGATCGGCTTCCTGCTGGAGTAGTGCTTTGAAATTCCGCAATTTCGGGCGGAAAACCGCTATGCACTTTTCCGGCAACTGCTCTAGCGATCGCTGATCGCCCAGCGCGGGTTGATCCAGGGCTCCTGGTTCGAGCGGGCGAGCGGCTGTTTGCCGAGGATATGGTCGGCGGCCTTCTCGCCGGTCATGATCGACGGGCCGTTGAGATTGCCATAGGTGACATGCGGGAAGATCGAGGAGTCGGCGACCCGCAGGCCGTCGACGCCGATCACCCGTGTTTCCGGATCGACCACCGCCATCGGATCGTCCTTCGAACCCATTTTGCAGGTGCCGCAGGGGTGGTAGGCGCTTTCCAGGTGCTCGCGCAGGAAGGCGTCGATCTCCTCGTCCGTCTGGACCTTTTCGCCGGGTTGTATTTCCGGCCCGCGATATTGGTCGAAGGCCTTCTGGCCGAAGATCTCGCGCGTCAGGCGCACGCAGTGGCGGAACTTCTCCCAATCCTCGGGATGGCTCATATAGTTGAAGCGGATCACCGGATCGGCTTTTGGGTCGGAGGCGCGCAGCGTGACGCTGCCGCGCGACTTCGACAGGTTGTAGCCGACATGCACCTGGAAGCCGTGCGTGTTCGCCGCCGCCTTGCCGTCATAGCGGATCGCGACCGGCAGGAAGTGGTACTGGATGTCGGGCTGCTTGACGCCGGCCGCCGAACGCAGGAAGGCGCAGGCCTCGAACTGGTTGGAAATGCCGAGGCCGGACTTGAAGAACAGCCATTGGGCCCCGGCGACGCCCTGCCAGAACCAGGGCAGCCAGGAATAGAGCGAGACGGGCTTGGTGCTGACCTGCTGGAAATAGAACTCCATGTGGTCCTGCAGGTTCTGGCCGACGCCGGGGCGGTCGACCTTGACCTCGACGCCCATGTCCTTCAGATGCGCGGCCGGTCCGATGCCGGAGAGCATCAGGAGTTTCGGCGAGTTGAACGAGGAGGCCGAGACGATCACTTCGCGGTTGGCCTTGACCATCTCGATGCGGCCGCCGCGTTCGATCTCGACGCCGGTGGCACGGCCGTTCTCGATGACGACCTTGCGGGCG
Protein-coding sequences here:
- the cysN gene encoding sulfate adenylyltransferase subunit CysN, with amino-acid sequence MTAPALANAALDETAVALPSQEPARVARDSRPLRLITCGSVDDGKSTLIGRLLWDTKAVKEDQAASLQRDSKGKQNDLGLPDFALLLDGLQAEREQGITIDVAYRYFSTDKRSFIVADTPGHEQYTRNMATGASTADLAVLLVDARVGLLEQTRRHATIATLMGIKQFVLAVNKIDLTNYDRSRFEQISHEFKELALSLGVRQVTAIPVSALKGENVVYDGRASMPWYEGPTLIEVLELATTRSAQTVGFRLPVQRVSRPGESFRGYQGTVAGGSVKPGDSVVILPSGMVANVTKIVTFDLVRNAAVAGDAITLVLDRQVDVSRGDMIAAIDSQPMTGLAFDAQLVALQAEGIQPGKRYWLKSGSRRQRVQVQPISQLDLKSGKWNHADELPMNAIGKVHLAFDEQAIFDAYEQNRTTGAFILIDPDTNNTVAGGMITAKRAAIGGIHTEDSRVILSLPADLADQLMATEIFAGRREDAEVRRLTAARAIEIIDTIDE
- the cysD gene encoding sulfate adenylyltransferase subunit CysD, producing the protein MPHTHPETELHNPQSTKPPLDPHLKALENEAIHIFREVAAEFERPVMLYSIGKDSSVLLHLARKAFYPGRVPFPLLHVDTGWKFREMIAFRDEMVEKYDLDLVAHTNPRGAAENVTPFTHGSALYTDIMKTEALRQALDAGQYDAAFGGARRDEEASRAKERIYSFRTPDHRWDPRNQRPELWNVYNGMIRKGESVRAFPLSNWTEVDIWRYIQAEEIPIVPLYFAKKRPIVERDGMMILAEDPRLELLPGETKREEVIRFRTLGCFPLTGAIRSNATTLDDIISELETATVSERQGRAIDRDQAGSMEKKKREGYF
- a CDS encoding phosphoadenylyl-sulfate reductase, which encodes MTTQPLETEAKALNDKLESLDLAGRLALVAGLEGRAVFTTSLGIEDQVITAAIGTNRLDIEVTTLKTGRLFNETVALIEETEETYDILIKRYHPEKADIDAYVAQYGMNGFYESVEARHACCGVRKLKPLARALEGASYWITGLRRGQSGNRATTPFAEADLERGLIKINPLADWDIETIRAHVAAEAIPVNPLHGRGYPSIGCEPCTRAIKPGEPERAGRWWWENDEKRECGLHVAEAASSIIPNASSAA
- a CDS encoding DUF6152 family protein — translated: MVQSLSRRAALGAALGSVLGLLLVTGAYAHHGWSWAEADQVELSGTIREISMAPPHPTLRVETKNDGIWLVELGNPRLTERSGFVEGVAKVGDQIVALGNRSLDRNEKRMKAVRITVAGKVYDIYPDRIQTN
- a CDS encoding DUF6644 family protein, with amino-acid sequence MTGVELLEGIGALPFALAIRRSAIIYIFVNAAHILSIGIIVGAILPLDLRLLGLFRKVPIEVVGPFLSHAAAVGVTLAIVTGFCLFSVNPLEYAGNAAFLIKMTLLALGVANAALLHLAPQWRAAVKGGPISLRICLSALLSISVWTGAVIAGRWIGFLLE
- the betA gene encoding choline dehydrogenase, whose protein sequence is MQADFVIIGSGSAGSALAYRLSEDGKNSVIVLEFGGSDFGPFIQMPAALAWPMSMNRYNWGYLSEPEPHLNNRRITAPRGKVIGGSSSINGMVYVRGHAEDFNRWEELGAQGWAYADVLPYFKRMEHSHGGEDGWRGTDGPLHVQRGPVRNPLFHAFVEAGKQAGFEMTDDYNGSKQEGFGLMEQTTWRGRRWSAASAYLKPALKRPNVELIRCFARKVVIENGRATGVEIERGGRIEMVKANREVIVSASSFNSPKLLMLSGIGPAAHLKDMGVEVKVDRPGVGQNLQDHMEFYFQQVSTKPVSLYSWLPWFWQGVAGAQWLFFKSGLGISNQFEACAFLRSAAGVKQPDIQYHFLPVAIRYDGKAAANTHGFQVHVGYNLSKSRGSVTLRASDPKADPVIRFNYMSHPEDWEKFRHCVRLTREIFGQKAFDQYRGPEIQPGEKVQTDEEIDAFLREHLESAYHPCGTCKMGSKDDPMAVVDPETRVIGVDGLRVADSSIFPHVTYGNLNGPSIMTGEKAADHILGKQPLARSNQEPWINPRWAISDR